TCAGCCTTTGCAGCTAAGGGGCTAGCTCAGAGATTAGGTTTACATCGAGCTACAGCACTAGGATTCGGATTGATGGCATTGACGTTGGCAACCATTCCACTGCTGCACCAAATTCGATGGATTCTGTTAACAGCCATGTTCTTCGGCATGGGATTTGGCATTGTGCTACCCAATCTCTATAGCGCCTTAGCCAACCTAGCCCCCGCTAAACTCCGGTCTAGTGTGCTGTCAACTGGAACAGGAGCAGGCTTCCTCGGACAGTTTCTCTGCCCGATTCTGTTTGGACCATTGCTAGATTATAACCAACTGCCAGTCGTGTTTTATGCGGCAGCCAGTGTAGCGATCGTTGCCGGATTGCTACTGCTAGTTCGGCGGCAGTGGTCTATTGGTTAATCCCGATCTTCCGGCAGCCTCACCTCCTGCTCTACGATTAGCCCAGCGAGAAAACTGCGGTCTTCACTAATATGAGGAAACTTCAGCTGAGAATCAGGAATGCCTTTTTGTAGCTGACGTTGGCGCACAATTGCAAAGCTGCCAGCCGCCAAAATCCGCAGTCGGGGAGGAGGTACCTGATCCCGCCGCTTAGCTTCATAGTAAACGTTAATTTCCTTCAGCTTCCGGTCAAAGCTAACTAAAAAGGCTTGGGGATTGGTAAGTATCTGACCGGGAGAGAGTTCAATATTCACCAGATAATGAGCGGGAAACTCATTTTCAGACAAAGTAATACAGAAATCCTCTAACGGTAAGCCGAATTCTTGTTGCAGGGCTTGCATCACCTGAGTGGCATGAGACTCAGTCGTTTTCTCAGTTGTAGAAGAAAGTATCCCGCCGCGACGATGACGGAATACGATCAGGGGAGCCTGCTCATAAAAGCCCAGAACCTCTACAACATCGCCAATATCATAACGGTAGAAGCCGCTATAGTTGGTCATCAGGATGCGATAAAGTTCCCCTGCCTTCACTTCAGTGGCAAGTAGCGTTTTAGGGTGCTCTGCCTCCCACTGGTCTTGTGGGATAAATTCAAAAAAGCCAGTTTCGATTGCCAGGATGCTGCCGTCGTTGTTGAGTTCGGGGTAAATGCTGATGGTGCCTTCCGCTGTTGCGAAGACTGCACCAAATCCTGGGATGTCGTTAAAGTAGTGGGGAAATCGTTCAAAGTAAAAATCTGAAGTGCCACCGCGGGCGGTGGCGACAAAAGACAACTGAGACCAAGCGAGTTTGGGCGTGAGTCTTCCCTCTGTTTTCCAAATTTCACGCAGTTGGGCGGCGCGTGCTGGTGTTGCTGACCATTGTCGCTCTAATCGGGCACGAATCTCTGGTTCTAATTTCAACCAACTGGCAATTGTCCCTGTTTCTAAGTCCTGGATCAGATCTTCGGCGTAGCGTTCTAAATAGTTGCACATCCGCAGGATCAGCATGGGAAAGTTAGCTCCCATGCCCCGCATTGATGAATCACGCAGGGCAAATAGGAAGCAGAGATAGTGGCGTGTCAAGCTATCAGATGCTTTTAGAGTTTCGTAAGGGTGGGCAAATAATTGCTCGTAGAGGAACTTACCCATGCGGAGAACTCCTGTCCCTCCTGGTCCGTACTCAATGCCACCACTAGTGCGTCCTGTGATTAGCGCGGTATTGGTAACTAATAGTTTGCCAAACTTTCGCCCCCTTGCCCGTAGCGCTGCATTTAAAAAGCCGATGCAAGTCAGGTTAGCCCATCCTAATGAGTTCTGAAATCGCTGAGTCACCGGGATTAATTTCTGCTTTCCTGTCGAACCACTGGTCGTGTTGAGGTAGACTACCGGATCAGGCGTTAATATATTTTTTTCGCCTTTGGCAATCCGCTCAGTATAAGGTTCATAGCTGCTGTAAGGTAGAACTGGAATCTGCTCTCGAAATTGATCGAGCGTTTTGATATCATTCAACCCATATTTGCGCCCTAATTCAGTATCTTTATGAGCCTGTAACAGAGACTGCAAGAACCGCTCCTGCACAGCAGTGGTCTGGCGAGTTTTCTTCACAAAATTCGCTTTAGCCCGTTCAGCAATAGTCGTCAAAAGTGGTAGCAATAGATTTGCCATCAGTGCCTCATGCTCATTAGCCAGAATATACTAATTGTTAATCAAAGCAGATTTTTTACTGAAAGCTAAACTTTAATAATAGTTTTCAGTTGACATTATTCATGATTCTTTTACTAGAATTCAAGGAAGCATGACAAAATAAAATTGTTTCTATTTCTATTCGATTTTTTGTAATTAGGAATACAATAATGGAAACTAAACCAAGTCATGATATTGAAGGAAAGCCGACAAATTTAGCTAATTCAATCTTGCGAGTTCACGGCTCATTTATAAAACCCGAAATATTTTTTGAGAACTATCAAAAAACAGGAACACCAGTCATTATTACAGGATTATTAGATAATGAGCCTGACTGGAATATAGATTATCTCTGTGAAAAGTTCGGCAAGCAAGAGTTTCTTTTTCGGAATTACGGACGTGATAGATACAAGCAGGAAAAACGTCAGTGGAAAAGTATAGGAAGTGGAGTTGATCTGCAAAGTCTACCATTTGTTGAGTATGCAGAGATGGTGCGTAACCATCAAGCCCATGAAAACAACATTAGTCTAGGAAAATGTCCTCTTAAAAATACGCCCCTTGCTGATACACCCTCTTTAAAAACAGTTGGAGAGAAACTTGGTTTAACTAAACCTATGAGCGGTCTGAATATTTATGTTGCACCAGGAGGTCATAGCTCAGGTTTACATTATGATTCAGTGGACGGTACTTTGATGCAGCTGCATGGTGCTAAAAAGTTAGTGCTTTTTCCACCGTCTCAAACCTATAATCTCTATCCGTTTCCAGTCTATATTCATTTGCGCTATGGCTTAAAGTTACGTTGTTGGTTTAGTCAGGTTTACCCTGACAATCCAGACTTTCAATCATTTCCAAAATTCAAACAGGCACTCCAACATAAACGCGAAGTCATACTCACTCAAGGGGAAGTTCTTTATATTCCAGCGGGGTGGTGGCATGACGTAACAGCATTGGGAGACGAAATGGTTTGTGCTGTTAATCGCTTCTGGAGGATATATCCTACCCAAAGAGCGGTGTTTTCTTGGAGTAGATGGCGTGCAGTTATTGGCAATATTTGTGCAGTACCATACCTTTTATCGAATTTAGCGATCGCCCTATTCAGCAGCAGCAGAAGGCAACTAGTTAACCAAATGTCGCACAGAGTGTAAGCATACCAACCAATAGAATTATGATAGGAAAAGATTCAGGTATGCGTTGCTAGATAGAAAAAGCGTGAGGAATGAGAGTTTATGACCCCGTTAGCAAAGCTTGCTGTAGGAACCGCCTGTTTTGCCGTAGCTTTTGTCCTTGCAAGTTTAGTGGAATATTGGCTACATCGCTTGATGCACGTCTCGCCTCGGATTGGTGAACGTCACCGGGATCATCATCGTCGTAATGAAGGACAGGGCGTGGTGTGGGAGTTTCGAGATTATGTGAAGGGCAGCTGCCTAGTGATGTTCCTGCTGTTCTTCTACTCTTTGGCAGCCGGAATTGGTTGGTTTCTAGGTGGGCTAACTTATGCGGCATTTTCAGCCTATGCCCATCAGCTACAGCACGAAAATCCAACCAAGTGCTTCTGGATGAAGATGCCAGTTCATTATGTGCATCACAAGTACGGGATGTGGCATCACAATTTTGGTCTAGCTGTAGATTGGTGGGATCGTGTATTTGGCACCTATAAACCTGTGGAATGGTTAACAGAAGAAGAACTTGAACAACCAAAGCGGGGTTATTTACAACTCCGGTGGTGGTAGAGTGCGGAGCGAATTTTTCTACGACGGTTCCGATTCAATCTGATTCAGCGGGACAAAATATTCTTGCGGCAAGAGAACTGGTTTGCTGGAAAAAATAATATTACCCCGATAAGTTAATTGATGAACTGCCACTCCAGTCGGGCGCTTAACCATGTTTGGATGTGTTTCACAGTAAGCGCGATAGATTTGTCGAGCTGCTCTTAGTAATGTCGGGTCAATCAACACTAGCAGGTTTATCGTTTGGTCTAATTTTTTAGCTGTTGCTGTAAGCATATACCACTAAATAACTGAAGTAGCAAGTTGTTCTAATACCTCAATCAAGGCATTGCCCATAGCATGGCAACCCAATAGGTTCATCCCTGGCGACATGATGTCCCCAGTGCGATCGCCTCTATCCAACACTTGCAACACCGCCTGTTCAATTCGGTCGGCGGCAGTTGGTTGATTTAAGCCGTATCGTAACATCATCGCCGCACTTAAAACCTGCGCTAAGGGATTCGCTTTATCCTGCCCAGCAATATCTGGGGCAGAACCGTGGACCGGTTCAAACACACCCGGATTAGCAGCCCCTAAACTGGCAGAGGGTAACATCCCAATACTGCCGGTGAGCATGGCAGCAGCATCAGAGAGAATATCACCAAACAGATTGCCCGTAACAATGGTGTCAAACTGTTTAGGCCAACGTAGCAGCTGCATAGCGGCATTATCTACATACATATGAGATAGTTCTACATCTGGGTATTCTGGCGCTAGCTGAGTAATGCGATCGCGCCATAGCTGTGATACTTCCAATACATTTGCTTTATCCACTGAGCAGAGTTTACCGCTTCTTTTTTGCGCCGTTTCAAACGCCACCCGCCCAATTCGGTCAATTTCCGTTTCTGTGTAAGCCATTGTATTCACGCCGCGCCGATCACCAGTTTCAGTTGTAAAAATACCCCTGGGTTGCCCGAAGTAAATCCCACCTGTGAGTTCGCGCACCACCATAATATCGACTCCCTCTACTACCTCTCGCTTCAAGGACGAGGCATCAATTAGTTGGGGTAAAATCTTCGCGGGTCGTAAATTGGCAAATAAACCTAACCCTGCTCGTAGTCCTAAAAGTCCGGTTTCTGGTCGCAAATGCCGTGGTAAGGTGTCCCACTTGTAACCGCCGATCGCTGCTAGCAAAACGGCATCACTTTTAAGGCACATTTCCATGGTTTCATCGGGTAGGGGTTCACCAGTGGCATCAATCGCTGCACCCCCTATTAAGGCTTGCTGAAATTCAAAGTGTAAATTTAGCTGCTCACCTACTACCTTTAACACCTCTACGGCAACAGTCATAATTTCCGGACCAATGCCATCGCCAGGTAAAAGAGTGATGCGGTAGTGCTGCTGTGTCATAGTATCTGCTAATTCTCTCTGTTGTTCTTAGTTCAATTTTTTGAGTAGACTTCTGCGGTATAGATTTGAGAAATTGGACTGACAAAGTGGCCAGGGTAAAGCTAAGCTAGCCCTACAAGTTGCAATGGCAAAGCCAATTTACCATTTTCACCCAACCTCAGCACTCATGCTCAAAGAACTGGCGATTCGCACTTGTGGACTGACGAAACAATTTGACCGCCACATTGCCGTTAATGACGTCGATTTACAGGTACAGGCAGGTGAAGTATACGGACTAATTGGACCGAATGGAGCCGGGAAAACAACGCTGATTCGCATGCTGGCAGCAGCTGAGGAGCCAACTACTGGGGAAATTTATATTCATGGCGATCGCCTGGTGCGACAAAGCAACTCCACGCTCAAACAGCGACTGGGCTATTTGCCCGATGATTTTCCCCTTTATGACGATCTTACAGTCTGGGACTACCTGGACTATTTTGCCCGGTTATATCACCTAAAAGAGCCACGCCGCAGCCAACGCCTGCGGGAAGTTTTGGAACTGGTACAGCTAACCCATAAGCGCCATAGTCTGATTGCCACCCTTTCACGGGGGATGAAACAGCGCCTTAGTTTGGCGCGAACAATTATTCATGCACCGATTCTACTGCTGTTGGATGAGCCGGTTTCAGGTCTCGATCCAATTGCTCGGATGCAGTTTCGGGAAATCATCAAAGTCTTACAGGAAGCGGGGATAACGATCCTGATTTCATCCCATGTGCTGAGTGATCTGGCAGAACTGTGTACTTCCGTAGGCATTATGGAGCTAGGCTATTTAGTTGAAAGTGCTGCTTTAAGCCAGCTCTACCAGCGTCTGAGCCGCCAACAAATTTTCTTATCAACTCTGGAAAAACTAGAGGCACTCAAAGCAGAACTAAATAACCATCCTTTAGTTGAAGAATGGGAGGTGTTGCCAGGACAACAGCGTGTGCGCGTTTACTTTACAGGGAATCAGGAAGATTGTGCTGTTTTATTGCGATCGCTTGTTGCAGCTGGCATTCCTCTCACAGAATTTCACTGCACCCAAGAAGACTTGGAAACTATTTTTCTCAAGCTGGGTCACAAGCAAGCATCTTAAATAGGGATTAGGGATTAGGGGTTAGGGATTAGGGGGAAGAGGGAGAGACGATGCAATTTCAACTAGAAAGACTATAAACATCTTTCCTCTATAGCTGATAAATTTTGTGTCTGGAGATTTATTTTTATGAGATTTAAGTGGATTGATGATCTGGGTGACTGGAATCCTCAGCTGTTGCGAGAACTCAAAGGGCATCTTAAACCCCGCAATGTATTGATTGCAGGAGTAATCTCTCTGCTGGGCCAATTTTTGTTCTTCATGGGGTTCCGCTCTCAACTGCCGCTTGCTACAGCTCCGGCTTTAGAGGGTGCGTCGGTTCTTTACAATAAATATTGCATAGGCGATCGCTTTGAGTATGGTCTGCCGAAATGCCTTACGGACTCCGTTGGCAATCCTGTCATTCATTGGCAGCTATGGTGGTTAGACCTGTTCACTTGGCTGAGTTTGATTGGCATATTTGCGCTGTTAGTGGCGGGAACTTACCTGCTAATCAGTGACTTGGCTCACGAAGAGCAGCGGGATACGCTCAATTTCATTCGACTTAGCCCTCAGTCACCGCAGACTATTTTGGTAGGAAAACTACTAGGAGTACCTATTCTGCTCTATATGGTGGCAGGATTAGCTGTTCCTTTGCATTTATGGGCAGGACTAGCTGCTCAAATTCCTCTAAGTCTAATTTTGAGCTTTTACGCAGTTCTGCTTGCTAGTTGCCTGTTCTGCTACAGTGCTGCACTGCTATTTAGCTTAGTTAGCTCTTGGCTAGGCGGTTTTCAGGCTTGGTTGGCTAGTGGCACGGTTTTAATTTTCCTCTGGACTGCTTGTTTTAAACCGATCATGCACATTCCAGGTGATTGGTTGAATCTGTTTTCTCCCTCCCTGCTCCTCCCATATTTAATTGCTGCCACTGGCATAAAAGATTACGGATTTCCCTTGTCAGATCTAGAAATAGACGAATTGGAATGGTTTTACTTGCCCTTAGGTGCTAATACAGTGGTTGTGGTTGGTTTCGCCCTGTTGAATTATGGCTTGTGGACTTACTGGAGTTGGCAAGCTTTAACACGGCGGTTCCCCAATCCTAGTAAGACCATATTCAGTAAGCAACAGAGTTATTTACTAGTTGCCTGTTTTGAAGTATTGATGATCGGATTCGCTGCTACAACACCAAAATGGCCAACCTCAACCGAGTTGTCAGTGAATTTCCAATTTCTACTCGTATACAACCTGCTGCTGTTTTTAGGTTTAATTGTGACTCTTACGCCGCAGCGACAAGCGTTGCAGGATTGGGCGCGTTATCGGCGAGAGCGTGTTTCTAGCCACAAGAGTTTCTGGAGTCGATCGCTCGTACAAGATTTGGTTTGGGGAGAAAAAAGCCCAGCCTTGATCTCGATCGCCCTGAATCTAGCGATCGCTGCTGCCATGTTAGTTCCCTGGATTATGTTTGTACTACAGGATATTGACAAGCTGCCAGCCTTCTTCAGTTTGGTTATTGGTTTGAACCTGATCCTGCTCTGTGGGGCGATCGCGCAAATGATTCTGTTTATGCGAACTCAAAAGCAGGCACTCTGGGTTACTGGCACAGTGGGTGCAGTGATTCTATTGCCCCCAGTTATGCTGAGCTTGTTGTCCCTCTACCCCCATCAAACTCCTGCATTGTGGCTGTTTACAACCTTTGCCTGGGTATCAATAGAACGGGTTAGTGCCACCACCGTTTTTCTAGCGCTACTGGGTCAATGGAGCATATTAACATTGTGCACTTTGCAGATCACACGCCAGCTACGACAATCCGCTGAATCTGCCTCCAAAGCACTGTTCGCAGCTCGTCCATCTTTGCCCAGTAGCTAGAAGAGCAGGGGAGGCAGGGGGAGCAGGGGGAGCAGGGGAAGCAGGGGAAGCAAGAGTGTAATCCAAAATCCAAAATCCCCTAACCCCTAACCCCTAATCCCTCATTTCTTAAGTGCCTTTTTCACCAATGCTGGAATCTCAGAAGGGCGCTCAGCAATTGGAACTTTAGCTGCCTTAAAAGCCTCTAGCTTACTTTGTGCCGTGCCAACGTTGTCTCCTCTTCCGACCATAGCTGCCAGAGTGCCAGTATGACCCCAATGTTTTCCAGTTGGTGCATGGCAACCAGCGATGTAGGCAATCACTGGCTTATCAATTGCTTCAGCAATGTACCGGGCAGCAGCTTCTTCACTGTTTCCACCCGGTTCCCCCACTAAGACGATTGCCTTTGTTGTTTCATCTTCATCTAGAATTTGCAGCCATTGGATAAAGGAAGAGCCTGTAATCGCATCACTGCCAATACTGACTCCGATTGACTGTCCTAACTCCGCTTTGGTTAACTCCAGGGCGATTTCATAGGTAAGGGTGGTGCTGCGGCTGACAATTCCCACTAAACCGGGGGTATAAAACTCACTGGCATGATTACCTAATAGAATCTTTCCTGGCACAATGATTCCGGGACTGTTCGGTCCTACCACTAAAGTTTCTGTTGCCTCAGCTTTGTGTAGCAATTTAACCATGTCTAAAGGAGGCATCCCCGCTGAGATGATGATCAGCTGACGGATACCGGCGGCGATCGCTTCCAAGGCAGCATCTAGTGCTTGGTAAGGAGGTACAAAAATAATCGTGGTATCAACTGGACCAACTTCTGCCAGTGCCTGCTCTACTAGATTAAATAACGGAATATCATGCAAAGTCTGCCCACCTTGACCGGGACTTACGGCAGCGACAACGTTCGTGCCGTAGGCTTTCATGCGGGCAGCATGGGTTGACGAGAGTGGTTCTGTCATGCCCTGAACTAAAACTTTACTCTCAGGCGTTAATTTCATTACTTTTTACTAGCAGATGACTTGGCGAGACGGGCTGCTTTAGCTACAGCCTCATCTAAATTTTCTACCAGTGGCACTTGCACTGTTGCCAATCGCTCTCTGGCTGCTTCCAATTCTAAGCCAGCAAGTCGAACAACTAGGTGAGGATGGTGAGAGCGGGTTCTGGCAGAGGAGCTTTCATGCCGTTGCACAAAATTGGCAATAACTTCAGCTACTTCTAAGGTAGTTGGAACGCTACTGAGGATATTGACTAAAATAACTTGAATGTTTTTATCTTGACTAAGAAGCTCTAGACCTTGTTCTAGGCGATCGCCAAAGGTAAGCAATGATGAATCTAAGTTGCGTCCATGCCCGACATTTAGACAAGTAGCTGGCTTACTACTGGCATTGGTTACTAGATCCAAAGTTGCCATCACTAGTCCAGCCCCATTGCTGATAATCCCGATATTTCCCGATTTGTCTATTTCATTCCACTTGCCCAATTCAGCGGCAGGTTGCCGACCATTAGCACGGTTCGCTAATTTTTCTGCCATTGCCGCAATATCTAAATGACGAGCGATCGCCTGAGCATTGACTGTTACCTTACCATCCAGCGCCATTAGTTCACCAGTTGAACTGACACCCAACGGATTTATTTCCACTAGATCCAAGTCTTTCTGCACAAACAATTGGTACATCTTCTCCACAATTGTGCTGACAGACTGAATTAGTGCTCCCGGCAATCCCATTTTTACCGTTAGCCGTCGGGCATAAAACGGTGAAAATTCCTGATCGACCACAACTTGTTGTAGCAACTCAGGAGCTGACTCCACATCTACCCCACCTTGGGGAGAGCCTAGAAGGAGTGGTCTGCGAGCTACCGCGTCTAAAACCACCGCCAGGTAAAATTCTTGGTCGGAGTCATACTTTGCTTCAGCCAACAGCACTTCGGGAAATTCATCTAAAATGGGCAGGTTAAAAATTGTTTGGGCAGCAGCGATCGCATCGATGGTATTAGTCACAAATTTCACCCCACCGGCTTTACCCCTGCCACCAGTGCGAACTTGGGATTTGAGTACCACTGGATAGGGAATCTTCAGCCCTTTCAAATCGCGAGAACGGTCAATGCGTTGAGATGGCAAAACTGGAATGCCCATCTCCCTAAACCATTCCTTAGCCTGGTATTCTAACAAATCCATCTTTA
This window of the Chroococcidiopsis sp. CCMEE 29 genome carries:
- a CDS encoding GH3 auxin-responsive promoter family protein; translation: MANLLLPLLTTIAERAKANFVKKTRQTTAVQERFLQSLLQAHKDTELGRKYGLNDIKTLDQFREQIPVLPYSSYEPYTERIAKGEKNILTPDPVVYLNTTSGSTGKQKLIPVTQRFQNSLGWANLTCIGFLNAALRARGRKFGKLLVTNTALITGRTSGGIEYGPGGTGVLRMGKFLYEQLFAHPYETLKASDSLTRHYLCFLFALRDSSMRGMGANFPMLILRMCNYLERYAEDLIQDLETGTIASWLKLEPEIRARLERQWSATPARAAQLREIWKTEGRLTPKLAWSQLSFVATARGGTSDFYFERFPHYFNDIPGFGAVFATAEGTISIYPELNNDGSILAIETGFFEFIPQDQWEAEHPKTLLATEVKAGELYRILMTNYSGFYRYDIGDVVEVLGFYEQAPLIVFRHRRGGILSSTTEKTTESHATQVMQALQQEFGLPLEDFCITLSENEFPAHYLVNIELSPGQILTNPQAFLVSFDRKLKEINVYYEAKRRDQVPPPRLRILAAGSFAIVRQRQLQKGIPDSQLKFPHISEDRSFLAGLIVEQEVRLPEDRD
- a CDS encoding cupin-like domain-containing protein, which produces METKPSHDIEGKPTNLANSILRVHGSFIKPEIFFENYQKTGTPVIITGLLDNEPDWNIDYLCEKFGKQEFLFRNYGRDRYKQEKRQWKSIGSGVDLQSLPFVEYAEMVRNHQAHENNISLGKCPLKNTPLADTPSLKTVGEKLGLTKPMSGLNIYVAPGGHSSGLHYDSVDGTLMQLHGAKKLVLFPPSQTYNLYPFPVYIHLRYGLKLRCWFSQVYPDNPDFQSFPKFKQALQHKREVILTQGEVLYIPAGWWHDVTALGDEMVCAVNRFWRIYPTQRAVFSWSRWRAVIGNICAVPYLLSNLAIALFSSSRRQLVNQMSHRV
- a CDS encoding sterol desaturase family protein; protein product: MTPLAKLAVGTACFAVAFVLASLVEYWLHRLMHVSPRIGERHRDHHRRNEGQGVVWEFRDYVKGSCLVMFLLFFYSLAAGIGWFLGGLTYAAFSAYAHQLQHENPTKCFWMKMPVHYVHHKYGMWHHNFGLAVDWWDRVFGTYKPVEWLTEEELEQPKRGYLQLRWW
- the leuB gene encoding 3-isopropylmalate dehydrogenase; translation: MTQQHYRITLLPGDGIGPEIMTVAVEVLKVVGEQLNLHFEFQQALIGGAAIDATGEPLPDETMEMCLKSDAVLLAAIGGYKWDTLPRHLRPETGLLGLRAGLGLFANLRPAKILPQLIDASSLKREVVEGVDIMVVRELTGGIYFGQPRGIFTTETGDRRGVNTMAYTETEIDRIGRVAFETAQKRSGKLCSVDKANVLEVSQLWRDRITQLAPEYPDVELSHMYVDNAAMQLLRWPKQFDTIVTGNLFGDILSDAAAMLTGSIGMLPSASLGAANPGVFEPVHGSAPDIAGQDKANPLAQVLSAAMMLRYGLNQPTAADRIEQAVLQVLDRGDRTGDIMSPGMNLLGCHAMGNALIEVLEQLATSVI
- a CDS encoding ABC transporter ATP-binding protein codes for the protein MLKELAIRTCGLTKQFDRHIAVNDVDLQVQAGEVYGLIGPNGAGKTTLIRMLAAAEEPTTGEIYIHGDRLVRQSNSTLKQRLGYLPDDFPLYDDLTVWDYLDYFARLYHLKEPRRSQRLREVLELVQLTHKRHSLIATLSRGMKQRLSLARTIIHAPILLLLDEPVSGLDPIARMQFREIIKVLQEAGITILISSHVLSDLAELCTSVGIMELGYLVESAALSQLYQRLSRQQIFLSTLEKLEALKAELNNHPLVEEWEVLPGQQRVRVYFTGNQEDCAVLLRSLVAAGIPLTEFHCTQEDLETIFLKLGHKQAS
- a CDS encoding CoA-binding protein gives rise to the protein MKLTPESKVLVQGMTEPLSSTHAARMKAYGTNVVAAVSPGQGGQTLHDIPLFNLVEQALAEVGPVDTTIIFVPPYQALDAALEAIAAGIRQLIIISAGMPPLDMVKLLHKAEATETLVVGPNSPGIIVPGKILLGNHASEFYTPGLVGIVSRSTTLTYEIALELTKAELGQSIGVSIGSDAITGSSFIQWLQILDEDETTKAIVLVGEPGGNSEEAAARYIAEAIDKPVIAYIAGCHAPTGKHWGHTGTLAAMVGRGDNVGTAQSKLEAFKAAKVPIAERPSEIPALVKKALKK
- a CDS encoding succinate--CoA ligase subunit beta, whose translation is MDLLEYQAKEWFREMGIPVLPSQRIDRSRDLKGLKIPYPVVLKSQVRTGGRGKAGGVKFVTNTIDAIAAAQTIFNLPILDEFPEVLLAEAKYDSDQEFYLAVVLDAVARRPLLLGSPQGGVDVESAPELLQQVVVDQEFSPFYARRLTVKMGLPGALIQSVSTIVEKMYQLFVQKDLDLVEINPLGVSSTGELMALDGKVTVNAQAIARHLDIAAMAEKLANRANGRQPAAELGKWNEIDKSGNIGIISNGAGLVMATLDLVTNASSKPATCLNVGHGRNLDSSLLTFGDRLEQGLELLSQDKNIQVILVNILSSVPTTLEVAEVIANFVQRHESSSARTRSHHPHLVVRLAGLELEAARERLATVQVPLVENLDEAVAKAARLAKSSASKK